In the Cerasicoccus sp. TK19100 genome, CGTGCATATCATAGGAACCAATCGTGACCGGTTTGCCCGCAGGCCCGATTAGGGTGTAGGTCTTGTGAGCACTCGCAAAGCAGTCCCGATAAGTGACATTGGCGCAATGGCTTGCACTAAGAAAGCCCCGGTAAGGTTGGCCAATGCTGGTCTCACCCGCCACATAATGCGTCAATCCGACGACCTCGGTATTCGAGCGCATAACCTCGATCCCGCGCGCCCAATAGGAGAAGCCTTCAATGTCCATGCGGTTGGCATGCGTGGTAAAAACGCCGCCCCGCACCGTCAGTTTCCGCGCATCCATCGGCTGAGCTTTCACCGCAGTGAAAGCATCGTAAGACCAGTCGATATCGCCTTCGATGGACCCGTCACGTCGCAGGATAAAACAGTCCTGTTGCGGGTGACCGTTGGATTGATTCAAACCCCGCCGACGGTAAAGCAGCTGGTTGGCATTCTCGACAAAGACGTAGCAATCGTGCTCGGGCCGGACATCGACCTGGCGCTGATCACGCGACAAACTGCTCAGCTCAAGCGGCTCACTTTGTAACGCAGAGCGGACAACAAACAGATACTTCTGGTGATCCTCCACCTCCGTGTCGTCGATCGTAAAGCGCGATGTGCTCCAGTCGGTATCCGTTTCAATGAACGCCGTTTGCGCACTGGCACCAAGGTGGTAAGTCGCGTCGGGCTTCGACTTGACTGGCAGTCCATGCGCATTCGCGTGTGCATGTGCTTTGACAATGGCCGACAAGTCATCGGTGACGCCATCGCCAACCGCGCCAAAATCTTCGTACGCAACCGGGTCAGTGGGGGAATTCATAACAACGCAGATTATCGTTCACCCCAGTCAGACACCGTCTTCCCCCATGGCCAAGAAAAAAGCGCCCTGCTCTATCCAGAGTCAGGGCGCTAAAGTTTGCCGAATTGCGATGGTCTACTCCGCGCTTACTTTGTTGCGCAGAGTTGGGAACAGGATGGTGTCGCGGATGTTCGAGGCGGACGTCAGCAGGATGACCAAGCGGTCGATGCCGATGCCCATGCCGCCGGCAGGTGGCATGCCGTGCTCGAGGGCCACGAGGAAGTCTTCGTCGAGGTCTTGCGTCTCTTCGCCGACTTGCGCTTCAAACATCTCACGCTGTACGAAGGGGTCGTTCTGCTCGCTGTAAGCCGGGGCGATTTCCTGGCCGTTGATGCAGAGCTCGAACACGTCCAGTGAGCCGTCGCCGGACTCGTTGAGCTTGGCCAAGGGGCAAAGCTCCTTCGGGATGCGGGTGACGAATGTCGGCTGGATCAGCGTGGGCTCGATCAGCTTTTCAAAGACGTCGTTGGTCACTTCGAAATCAGCGGCTTCGGGGTCCACCTGGATGCCCAGCTTGGCGCAGGCGGCCAGCTTTTCCTCGCGACTGCGGCTGAACCAATCAGCATCGCCAGTCGCTTCGATGATGAGGTCATTGTATTGCGCCTCGCGCCACGGGGCGGCGAAGTCGATCACCTCGTCCTTGCCATAAACCGGGATCTGATACGTGCCGAGCACCTTCTCGCACAGGTGCAGGATCAGGCCCTTCACGAGGTCCATCATGCCGCGGTAGTCGGAGTATGCCTGGTAGACCTCGAGCATCGTGAACTCGGGGTTGTGGCGGCGGGAAAGGCCCTCGTTACGGAACACGCGGCTGAGCTCGAACACGCGGTCAACGCCGCCCACGAGCATGCGCTTGAGGTGCAACTCCAGCGCGATGCGCAGGTAGAAATCGCAGTCCAGCGCATTCATGTGCGTGACGAACGGACGCGCGGCGGCACCACCGGCCACGTTGTGCAGGCAAGGCGTTTCCACTTCGGCGAAGTCCTTGTCCCACAGGTAGCGGCGGATTTCCTTAACGATTTCGCTGCGCTGACGGAAGCGCGTGCGGCTCTCCTCGTTGCTGATCAGGTCGAGGTAGCGCTGGCGGTAAATCTGCTCGCTATCGGTCATGCCATGGAACTTCTCCGGCAGCGGACGCATCGACTTGGAGACGATCGCGTAGTCCTTGATGTGGACCGTGATCTCGCCCGTCGAGGTGCGGAAAGTCTGGCCGCGGACGCCGATGATGTCGCCGATGTCCACCATCTTCTTGAAGAAGTCGTTATATTCGCCCTCGGGGAGGTCGTCGCGGGTCACGTAAAGCTGGATAACGCCGTCGCGGTCGAGGATCTTCATGAAGCTCGCCTTGCCCATCACGCGGAAGGTGATGACGCGGCCCGCCATCGAGACCTCGGGGCCCATCGGCACTTCCGGCTTCGCGGGGACTTCGGGCAGTTCAAACGGATCGTCCTGCGAAATCTCGCCGGCCTGGATCTTGGCGCGGCGCTCCATCTTGGCAGCGTTCTGTTTCTCGGCAGCAGCCTCGTAAACCTCGAGCTCGGCTTTCACCGTTGGGTTTGCGTCAAAGAAAGCGGCTTCTTCGGCTTCAAATTGCGCGAAGGCCTGCTTGCTGGTGTGCGTCTGTTCCCAATTGGCGCGAAAAGGATCGCGGCCGGCTGCGCGCAGCTTGTCGAGCTTTTCGCGGCGCACGGCGAAAAGGTCATGGGAATTGTCTTGATCGGGCTGTTTCTGGCTCATGAGAAGCGGGAAACGCTGATGCCGAGCCGCCCCTGTGGCAAGTTTAAAGGCGCCTGCTTAGCTGCCTTTCACGATTTCGAATTCCCGCACCTCATATTTGCGCTCGTCGGCGATCGCGACTCGTAGCAGTTGGCCCGTTTCGGGGTTCAGCGCCATGGCCCCCAAAAGTCCGTCGCTTAGCAGGTAATATCCGTCGGCCTTGCGGTCGATAAGGATGCCAAATTTGCCACTGATCTTAATCCCCCGCTCATCGACTTCTTCCGTGGGCAAGCTAATGCCAGCGATCAGTCGATCTTCGTCGAGCATGAGACAGTTGCCCAAGTAAATTTTGTCCCCATTGATCGTGAAAACAACGTCGTCCTCATCCGCCGAATTCCGTGAAATCTTAAATTTACGGATGTCTTCCCCTCGGGCGATATAGGCGTAGCGGTTATCCCACGGCGGCACCTGTAAGCTACTGCTTGCAATGCACGTATTGAGCCGCTCCAAGCGAACGGGATTTGCGCTATCCACACGAAAAATGCCATTGCCGCCACAGGCCCCGAGCGTGAAGAGCACGTCGCCATCGCGATCATGGGCAATCTGGCCACCAAAGAACCAGAAACGGCCCTCCTGTTGGTCTTTGGCTCGCTCTTCCGGGCTGATACCGGGCTCGCTCTTTATATACTCCAGCGGCACGATGTCCCGCGCACCCGCTTCGGGCGTCCACGTAATTAGCTTCATGTGCGGCGTCGTTCCATTACCGGAAGACATGATAATTTCGCCATCCTTGCCAATACTCATGCCGTCCATCCAATAAGGAACAACGCCCAACGTTTTCTCACGCAGGGAAACGACTCCCAGATAGTTTGCGGGTACACGATTACCGCCAAATTTGAAGCCATCAATACGCGGGCGGAAATGCGCGAACTCGAACTCATCAGGAGTGTGCAGCGTGCCCAATTCAATGATACGCTGTTCCTCAATAAACTCCCGGTCGGCGGGGCTTAGCTGATCAATCTGGAGCTGAAATATCCGCTGATCCACCGAGCGGCGCACCTCGACACGATCATCCGTCGAAGAAATATAATCCGCTTCGAGTGTTCTCCCGTCGAGACTCGTCCAGGTTCGCCCCTGTAGTCCGTTTAACGCTAGCGAAAATACAAACAGTAACAAAGTCGGGATAGATAGCTTCATCACTTGATCTGAATCCAGCAATCACAGATTGTCGAGGCGAACTTACTCCAGATAGCTCCAGGACTGGACTCGCCAAAAACGTGGGGAGCCGCCCGGCCAGGCCTCAGACCAACTAACCGTGCTGCCGATGGTGCTTTTGCCGCTGTCGATAATTTCCCAATCCACCAGATTATCGCTTACCACAATGCTGGTCGGTTGGCCATAGACGACGCTCCAGCTCGCATCGGTCTCGCGCGTGGTGGAGTCGATCTCGACGCTCGCGCCTACCAGTTGAGCCTCTGCAGGGAAATTCAACCAAGGGACCAGCGCACTTCCCGTGCCCACGGTGACTTCCTTCGTGACCGTTTGGGCGAGTGAGCCGCCCGTGAATGTCAGTTGGTAGTTGCCAGCATCAGCGGGGATGGCGTAGCCGCCTGCTTCGCCGGTCACGGCAAAAAAATTTCCGCTATCGGGCATCACCGTAACACCGCCAAGCCCCTCGCCCGGGTCATAAAGCTGGTTGCCGTTTAAGTCCTCCCAGACTGTGCCCACGATGAAGCGATTATAATGATCGGGCGATGAGCTGCGGGCATTGCAGTAGTTGATCGTCGTCACCTGTGGGCCGATGGCGTTGGTGTTATCATTATCTTCGACGATGCCGACGCCGACATTGCTGTAATTACCCATCAACCCGGCGCGATGGCCGCGCCCAGTCTGCATGCCGGTGCCGTCGTTGCCGCCCCAATCAATGTTAAACCCGGCGTGTCCGTACGGTCCGTTGCGCGAGTAGGAAAAGACGCTGCCACGGTAGCTGGTCCAGCTAAAGCCGGCATCCGTCACCCGTGTGCTTTGGCCGTTGTGGTTTTGCCCATCAACACTGATTAGATAGTTCGAATGGTCCACCGCCGCATTGTGCAAACGGACGTCAAACGCCGCTGGCGGCCGGGCCGGAATCGCGGCGAATTCCTCCCGCAAGATGTCTAGGTTGACGTTGAAAAAACTCACCGCGTTTTGTATCTGAGCATCCGGGACGAGCGACAGCCAGACGCCCTCCACGGTCGGGTTCGTGCGGGCCCGGTTCATCAGCCAGACGTATTGCTGCTCCACGCCGCTAGGTCGCGTGCCGTCGGCACTTTTGTGATAGGTCCACTCGCTCTGCGAGAGCGGTGCCTTATGCTCAGCGGAGCGCGCAGTCGCCCCAGTTAAGGCCGTGGGCTCGCCAATGGCCGGGGGAAATGGTTCCGGGCTCTGGGGTGCGCCGTTGGCGGCAAAGGAGATCAGCCCTAGGCAAGCAAAGCAAAATTGTCGGGGAAATTTTCGCATCATCCATCCTCATCAAGGATGATGCACATGCTATAAAAACGTGCTCCGGGCACGAGCCGGAATCGCCCCCGGTGACGCGTTTCACAATTCTTTCAGCTTTGTCAGGCTGCGCGGCCAACGCTCTGCGCCGTCAGCATTGCCAACAACTGCTGCAAGCGCGGAAACCAGAAACACCCCGCCTGCGTGAGCGGAATACCGTCTGCCTGAGGTTCCCCGATGAGCCCGGCAACGCGCCAGTTTTCAGCAATCGCGGATGAGTCTTCGTGGGCGGGCCATTCGCTGAGCGGTGGCAACATGCGGCGCTGAATACTCGACATCACGGCATCCGTGAAATCCTGCCCGGGCTTGGGCTCTTGAATCGTGCAGCGCGCCCCCAGCGACCCGTCGTCCATCGCGGTTTCGTAGTCATCCAGCAGCCGGTGGCAACTAATGGTCACATTGCTCAAGCGCCCGCCCGCCGAAGAGCCAAACGGCAGGATGTCGGCGCTGGTCTTGGCGAGTTGATTGTAGATGGAACGCTCGCGCTCGCTGCGTCGCCAGTGCTGCGGCGTAAAGTGCTCGAAGCCATGGCGTGCGAGCTCAGCTGCTGCCGCGGTAAACATCTCGGCGCGCAGGTGGGTGTCGGCTGGCGCGGCCATTCTCCCCTGCTCCACCGCCTTCGCCAACGGGCTGCCGGGAAACTGCTTCAGCGCATACAAGTCCAGGCCATCGATACCGGTCTCCTCTGCCAGAAAACGGACGTCCTCAACGACCGAAGCAACATCCTGCCTCGGCAGGCCATAGATCAGATCAACAATGGTCACGTAGCCGAGGGCGACGAAGTTTTGCAGCGTTTCGCGAATTTGGCCGCGGTCCGCGAGGCGTCCCATCGAGCGCCGAATCTTGGTGTTAGTGCTTTGCAGCCCAATGGAAATGCGGTTCGCGCCGGCTTCACGCCAGGCCTCAGCCTTATCACGCGTGAAGCCCCAGATGCGCCCTTCCACGGTGATCTCCGTATCGTCGTCGATGGGATATAAGTCCCGCAGCTTACAGATCACCCGGGCCAGATCAGCCGCATCCATGTCACTCGGCGTGCCCCCGCCAAAGAATACCGAGCTCACGCGGCGCGCCGCAACCGTCGGCCCCAGCCAGCGCGCCTTTCGTTCGAGATCGCAGATCAGGTGGTCCGCATAGCGTGCGCTGAAGCCCGGCTTGGTCGTGTTTTGAAAGAATGGGCAAAACGCACAGCGGTGATGGCAAAACGGCGTGTGCAGGTAGAGATTCAGTGGCTGCTTCCGGCGCTGCCAGTTGACTTCCGGTGCCCAGTCCGCGAACGAATCGTCCACCGCCTTACCACCGCCCATTGCCCCGTGTCCATGACGTGGCCCGCCCCTGACCGGTGGAAATATATCCGCTAAGGGCACCCCAACCCGGGCCATGAATGGCGACTCTGCTACCTGTGTTTCGCATTGCATATGAGAAGCATGCCGGAGGCTGATCGCTTCCGCAAAAGCATTCGTGAGACGCGGTCTCGTTTTCAGGCAAGGCAAAGCCATTCATTAGGGAATCTAATAACATAAAAGCATGTGTTTAGATCAATGAAGACAAAGAAATGACAGAAATCTCACCATTTCCTGACATTTAAAATCTTTAATTGGCTAAAGTAATGGCCATCCACAATTGACCTATGAAACAACCAAAACGCCATTCCTCCTCCGGCTTCACTTTGCTGGAGATCATTATCGTCGTGGGGCTCATTGCCGCACTGGCCGGAACGCTTATCGCCGCATTGGCGAGAAACGACGAGGCCGCCAAGATCAAGATCGAGCAGCAATTCCTGGAGTCCGGCATTCGCGCCCAGCTCATGAGCTACCGGCTGCACCTGAATACCTACCCAACGACCGCTCAGGGCTTGCAAGCCCTGTCGGAGAAACCGCAGGATGTCGGTCGCAGTTGGCGCGGACCCTACGTCGATAGAAAGCTGGTCGATTCCTGGGGCTCCGCATATCAGTATCGGTTCCCCGGCGAGCACAACCGCAGCGATCCCGACATCTGGTCCACCGGCCCCAATGGCATCGACGAAGGCGGGCTCGGCGACGATATTAACAACTGGGGCGAGTAGCATCAGACTTGCCTCCCCGGGGTGGCGGCATACGCTGGCGACATGCAATATCGCCTGTTACTCGCCGCCCTGGTCAGCACCGCCGTTTTACCACTCCAGGCTGACCAGGAACCCACCCCGCCGCCGGCGGAAGCTGAAGTCGTCCGCGAGGAGGTTATCATTCTGGAGGATGCTCCCCCGCCCGCGGACGCCAGTGAGGAGGAAAAGGCCGACTACTGGGAGTCCGTCCGCGCCAAATATGAAGCCGCCAAGGACGCCACGGGCGAATACTACGACAAAGCTAAGAGCAAAACCGGCGAATACTACGACAAAGCCAAGGATACCACGACCGGCTGGTATGAGGACGCCCGCGACTGGACGCAGGAAGACATTAAAAAGGCCGGTGCCTGGCACTACCGCGTGTTGGTGGTCAGCCGCAATGATCTGGCCCGCGACCCGGATAAAGTCACCAACATGCTCAACGCCCTCGGTGCCGAGCGCTACGAATGCTTTTGGGTCGAGCCGCTTGACGAGGATCACACCAAGATCGCCTTTTTCTTTAAAAAATCCGGCTTCAGCTACCTGAAATCCATTCAAGCCACGGAGTTTTGGCGCTTCATGCCCAAGGGTGGCGATGCCGATGCCGGCGACGCACCCGGCGCTCAATAACGCGCCAAGTTTTAGACTCGCTTGCTCGCCAAAAATCGTAAGGATTTACGGGACATTATGATCAAAAAGATTCTCATCGCTTTAGTACTCATTGTGGTCATTGCCGCAGTAGCGCTCTTTTTCACGGTTAATTCCCTCATTGGCGGAGGCGTCACCAAGGCCTTCAACAAATTCGGACCAGAAATCACCGGCACCAAGACCTATATTGAAAGCACCAGCGTCAATGTGTTCGACGGCAACATCGGCATCAACGGCCTGTTCGTCGGCAATCCCAAGGGTTTCGAGAAGCCCAGCGCAATGGAAACCGGTGAAATCTACATCGACGTCGATCCCGGCAGCCTGTTTTCCGACACAATCGTGGTGAACGAAATTCGCATTCTCGCACCGAAGTTCACCTACGATCAGAATCTCGCCACGAACAACCTCACCACCCTGCAAAAGCAGATTGATGAGAACATGAAAAAGTTCAAAGGCACCGATGACAAGCCTGCCGAAAAGCCCGAGCAAGCGCCCACCGAAGAGCAGCCCAAGAAAACCATTATTCTGCACAAACTCGTCGTCAAGGAAGCCGAAGTGGACTTGGCGATCAACCTGGCAGTTGTCAAAACCGGTCGCGCGATCACACTCCCGGAAATCAATAAAGACTTCGGCGGTGAGGGCGTGACCCCGGCAGAAGCAG is a window encoding:
- a CDS encoding right-handed parallel beta-helix repeat-containing protein, with protein sequence MNSPTDPVAYEDFGAVGDGVTDDLSAIVKAHAHANAHGLPVKSKPDATYHLGASAQTAFIETDTDWSTSRFTIDDTEVEDHQKYLFVVRSALQSEPLELSSLSRDQRQVDVRPEHDCYVFVENANQLLYRRRGLNQSNGHPQQDCFILRRDGSIEGDIDWSYDAFTAVKAQPMDARKLTVRGGVFTTHANRMDIEGFSYWARGIEVMRSNTEVVGLTHYVAGETSIGQPYRGFLSASHCANVTYRDCFASAHKTYTLIGPAGKPVTIGSYDMHANNVVNFSVINCRMNLICDRTRWGVIATNFCKNIVLEDCFLSRMDTHMGVSGVYTMRNCTFGYMGVNAIGRGKLTLENCTIYGAHVVNLRGDYGSTWEGNLKVRNCRWIPSCGDETWPSLLGMNNDGAHDFGYPCYMPREIEIDGLHVEDGNHPADYTGMYFLDDPENGEPLPAAEQLSPYVVCERIEVKNVTSATGLSPQISSNQRLVEAVELVSL
- the lysS gene encoding lysine--tRNA ligase; protein product: MSQKQPDQDNSHDLFAVRREKLDKLRAAGRDPFRANWEQTHTSKQAFAQFEAEEAAFFDANPTVKAELEVYEAAAEKQNAAKMERRAKIQAGEISQDDPFELPEVPAKPEVPMGPEVSMAGRVITFRVMGKASFMKILDRDGVIQLYVTRDDLPEGEYNDFFKKMVDIGDIIGVRGQTFRTSTGEITVHIKDYAIVSKSMRPLPEKFHGMTDSEQIYRQRYLDLISNEESRTRFRQRSEIVKEIRRYLWDKDFAEVETPCLHNVAGGAAARPFVTHMNALDCDFYLRIALELHLKRMLVGGVDRVFELSRVFRNEGLSRRHNPEFTMLEVYQAYSDYRGMMDLVKGLILHLCEKVLGTYQIPVYGKDEVIDFAAPWREAQYNDLIIEATGDADWFSRSREEKLAACAKLGIQVDPEAADFEVTNDVFEKLIEPTLIQPTFVTRIPKELCPLAKLNESGDGSLDVFELCINGQEIAPAYSEQNDPFVQREMFEAQVGEETQDLDEDFLVALEHGMPPAGGMGIGIDRLVILLTSASNIRDTILFPTLRNKVSAE
- a CDS encoding radical SAM protein, whose protein sequence is MDDSFADWAPEVNWQRRKQPLNLYLHTPFCHHRCAFCPFFQNTTKPGFSARYADHLICDLERKARWLGPTVAARRVSSVFFGGGTPSDMDAADLARVICKLRDLYPIDDDTEITVEGRIWGFTRDKAEAWREAGANRISIGLQSTNTKIRRSMGRLADRGQIRETLQNFVALGYVTIVDLIYGLPRQDVASVVEDVRFLAEETGIDGLDLYALKQFPGSPLAKAVEQGRMAAPADTHLRAEMFTAAAAELARHGFEHFTPQHWRRSERERSIYNQLAKTSADILPFGSSAGGRLSNVTISCHRLLDDYETAMDDGSLGARCTIQEPKPGQDFTDAVMSSIQRRMLPPLSEWPAHEDSSAIAENWRVAGLIGEPQADGIPLTQAGCFWFPRLQQLLAMLTAQSVGRAA
- the gspG gene encoding type II secretion system major pseudopilin GspG, producing the protein MKQPKRHSSSGFTLLEIIIVVGLIAALAGTLIAALARNDEAAKIKIEQQFLESGIRAQLMSYRLHLNTYPTTAQGLQALSEKPQDVGRSWRGPYVDRKLVDSWGSAYQYRFPGEHNRSDPDIWSTGPNGIDEGGLGDDINNWGE